A section of the Candidatus Hydrogenedens sp. genome encodes:
- a CDS encoding class I SAM-dependent methyltransferase, producing MSLKIDLYKKLITGYPIDWEEWQTEIRQYVSLLKEWNSLLGLVSSNDLEKDCVPHIEDSLSLIPYISYMMKDCSENIWLDIGTGGGFPAIPILLTKKDLPALLIERKTKKVGFLQMLISKFKIKNTKVVCDVFPECLDHIHIQKENVKVITSRGIEKPEKLAIFLKQWLPIGTCFLCQTPNLEQVFDNNIFRRESIQDHFTKENMRRGKLVIIQKK from the coding sequence ATGTCCTTGAAGATTGACCTTTACAAAAAATTAATTACAGGCTACCCTATAGATTGGGAAGAGTGGCAAACAGAAATTCGGCAATATGTATCCCTGCTAAAAGAATGGAATTCCTTATTAGGTCTTGTCTCTTCAAATGACCTCGAAAAAGATTGCGTACCTCATATAGAAGATAGTTTAAGTCTTATACCTTATATTTCTTATATGATGAAAGATTGTTCTGAAAATATCTGGTTAGATATAGGTACAGGGGGTGGATTTCCTGCTATACCTATATTACTTACTAAAAAGGATTTACCCGCACTGCTTATAGAACGCAAAACTAAAAAAGTCGGGTTCCTACAAATGCTCATTTCTAAATTTAAAATTAAAAACACAAAAGTAGTTTGCGATGTATTCCCTGAATGTTTAGACCATATTCATATTCAAAAAGAAAATGTAAAAGTTATTACATCTCGAGGGATTGAGAAACCTGAAAAATTAGCAATATTCCTAAAACAATGGCTTCCCATTGGAACTTGTTTCCTCTGCCAAACACCTAATCTGGAACAAGTATTTGATAATAATATATTCAGAAGAGAATCTATTCAAGACCATTTCACAAAAGAAAATATGCGAAGAGGAAAACTTGTAATCATACAGAAGAAATAA